A genomic stretch from Alteribacter keqinensis includes:
- a CDS encoding glycosyltransferase has product MESSGHGRPNSMHENEQKNKDRQCRLEELNSEIATLERENRLNKNELRSLESEYQAIKRSRAWLTLKGCKRIAKLSVQLMLRRKNFKQVFSSSWKKNNAKQKIKKIKYKLYESGFSLKALEELNTLFNKADNKILRNETAWELALWHANQQNFTDAEKALHYLNEINRNGIRREFQKKIGIVEAECLHLIGKPSEGIDLLESIMVKNNHPDLFLARASLASNEEERLKWINNALTNYGLKQISKTDKKGRTLYDSLTCAVSGVNLQGSSDPLVTVIIPAYNAEGVISTSIESILKQSWRNIEVIVVDDCSTDETKSIVKAYSTKDRRIKLVEAKKNGGAYAARNLAIDHSKGDFITINDADDWSHPEKIAIQLSHLLENPSVIANTSEQARTTEELVFYRRGKPGNYIFANMSSLLFRREPVLKELGYWDTVRFGADGEFKRRLKLIFGDNAVVDLKTGPLSFQRQTEGSLTGNDVFGFHGYFMGARKEYFHSYSNYHQSGKSLYYDFPLNIRPYPVPDSMKVKRETRERRRHLDVVIASEFRLMGGTNMSNVEEIKAQKREGLRTGLIQMNRYDFTSRKETNPAIRELIDGDQVQMLVYGEKVSCDVLIIRHPPVLEEWQRYLPDVEAKSIKVIVNQPPKREYSKGGGTLYRIEKCAKNLEKYFRKPATWYPIGPLVRETLYKYHHKELKSISLSDEDWVNIIDVEEWQRTTRPSHSNTIKIGRHSRDQYVKWPSSKEEILKVYPEEDPYEVFILGGANAPKKVMGELPTNWRVMEFGHVHPRHFLKNLDVFVYYTHPDWVEAFGRVIFEAMAAGVPVIIPPQYKELFGDAAIYSSPEGVREEIDRLMNDDRYYKKQVEKAKTFVDLHFGYTKHLKRISFKPE; this is encoded by the coding sequence ATGGAAAGTTCAGGTCACGGCCGGCCAAATAGCATGCATGAAAATGAACAAAAGAATAAAGACCGGCAATGCAGGTTAGAAGAATTGAATAGTGAGATTGCTACTCTTGAAAGGGAAAATAGGTTAAATAAGAACGAGTTGAGAAGCCTTGAATCTGAATATCAGGCTATTAAGCGAAGCAGGGCCTGGTTGACTTTAAAAGGATGTAAACGAATAGCGAAGCTTTCCGTTCAACTCATGCTTCGAAGAAAGAATTTCAAACAAGTGTTTAGTTCATCCTGGAAGAAGAACAATGCTAAACAAAAGATTAAAAAAATTAAATACAAACTCTATGAATCCGGATTTTCATTAAAAGCTTTAGAAGAATTAAATACTCTTTTTAATAAAGCAGATAACAAAATATTAAGAAACGAAACAGCTTGGGAACTAGCCTTGTGGCATGCAAATCAACAAAACTTTACTGATGCGGAAAAAGCACTTCACTATCTTAATGAAATAAATAGAAACGGGATTAGACGGGAGTTCCAGAAGAAGATAGGGATTGTTGAAGCAGAGTGTTTACATCTCATTGGTAAACCATCTGAAGGAATAGATCTTTTGGAAAGCATAATGGTAAAGAATAATCACCCGGATCTGTTTCTTGCAAGGGCAAGTTTGGCATCAAACGAAGAAGAGCGTTTGAAATGGATTAACAATGCACTTACCAATTACGGGTTAAAGCAGATAAGCAAAACGGATAAAAAGGGAAGAACGTTGTATGATTCTTTAACATGTGCTGTTTCCGGAGTCAATTTACAAGGAAGTAGCGACCCTCTTGTTACAGTCATCATACCTGCTTATAATGCAGAGGGTGTTATTTCCACTTCCATAGAGAGCATACTCAAGCAAAGTTGGCGAAATATAGAAGTTATTGTGGTGGATGATTGCAGTACAGATGAAACGAAATCAATTGTAAAAGCATACTCCACAAAAGATCGAAGGATTAAATTAGTTGAAGCAAAAAAAAATGGGGGAGCTTACGCAGCAAGAAATCTTGCTATAGATCATTCTAAAGGAGATTTTATTACGATCAATGATGCAGATGATTGGTCACATCCTGAGAAGATAGCGATCCAGCTTTCTCATTTACTCGAGAACCCTTCAGTTATAGCGAATACTTCAGAACAGGCGAGAACAACAGAAGAGTTAGTATTCTATCGGCGTGGAAAGCCGGGAAACTATATTTTTGCAAACATGTCTTCCCTTTTATTCCGACGGGAACCCGTATTAAAAGAATTAGGGTATTGGGATACTGTCCGCTTTGGTGCAGATGGTGAATTTAAGCGTCGATTAAAGCTTATATTTGGCGATAATGCTGTTGTTGATTTAAAAACAGGACCTTTATCATTTCAAAGACAAACGGAAGGGTCTCTTACAGGAAATGATGTTTTTGGCTTTCACGGATACTTTATGGGGGCAAGGAAGGAGTATTTTCACAGTTATTCTAACTACCATCAATCCGGCAAGTCACTTTACTATGACTTTCCTTTAAATATACGTCCTTACCCTGTTCCTGATTCTATGAAAGTGAAAAGAGAAACAAGAGAGAGAAGGCGTCATTTAGATGTTGTTATTGCATCTGAGTTTCGTTTAATGGGCGGGACGAACATGTCCAATGTTGAGGAGATTAAAGCTCAGAAAAGAGAAGGTCTTCGTACAGGTTTAATTCAAATGAATCGTTACGATTTTACTTCCAGAAAAGAAACAAATCCTGCTATTAGGGAACTAATCGACGGTGACCAAGTGCAAATGTTGGTATACGGTGAGAAAGTAAGTTGCGATGTTCTTATTATCCGCCATCCTCCTGTTCTTGAGGAGTGGCAACGATATCTCCCTGATGTTGAAGCGAAATCCATCAAGGTAATTGTGAACCAGCCTCCTAAAAGAGAATATAGCAAAGGTGGGGGGACGCTTTACCGAATTGAAAAGTGTGCAAAGAACCTGGAGAAATATTTCCGCAAGCCGGCCACTTGGTATCCAATCGGTCCACTAGTCCGTGAAACACTGTACAAATACCATCATAAAGAATTAAAGTCGATCTCACTATCAGACGAGGATTGGGTGAATATTATTGATGTAGAGGAATGGCAAAGGACAACCCGTCCCTCTCATTCAAACACGATAAAAATCGGCAGACATTCCCGTGATCAATATGTAAAATGGCCTTCCAGCAAAGAAGAAATTTTGAAGGTTTATCCGGAAGAAGATCCATATGAGGTCTTTATACTTGGGGGAGCCAATGCTCCAAAAAAGGTGATGGGAGAACTTCCGACTAATTGGCGTGTAATGGAGTTTGGTCACGTTCATCCGAGGCACTTTCTAAAAAATCTCGATGTATTTGTTTATTATACACATCCGGATTGGGTGGAAGCATTCGGAAGAGTCATCTTCGAAGCCATGGCTGCCGGAGTCCCTGTTATCATTCCGCCACAGTATAAAGAACTCTTCGGTGATGCGGCTATTTATTCAAGTCCTGAAGGGGTCAGAGAAGAGATTGACCGGCTGATGAATGATGATCGTTATTACAAAAAACAAGTAGAAAAAGCAAAAACATTCGTCGATCTTCACTTTGGATACACGAAGCATCTAAAAAGAATTTCTTTTAAACCTGAATAA
- a CDS encoding acylphosphatase: protein MVENQVSWLPHLTEEIVSDARGPELDAYAIALEGWRRGLTLRWHAKDSEKFSEMDTWFVDRPGKLFSLSSEDKTHYFFRTRGDKVTNEAVRIGGDKEKTKSLLTKAGVCTPISKQFKLSTENYDHILQYAASIGYPLVIKPVNGSFGKGVFTDIKDEIELAKTMNYLNGKYESEDVLVEKHVEGTDYRLYVIEDKVVGAIKRIPANIVGDGVHSIKDLIYEKNQERKKNPRLISCPIKINDDIKSFLQKKSLDLFTVPKQGEVVFLTDKSNISIGGDPIDSLDDLPYSIKKLGVEAIKSIPGLYHGAVDVIVEGEGDNCIGYVLELNPSAQIGSILFPEEGEARDVPGAIIDYYFPETINTSTDYKKVFFSLSDVLEPLITKTATVTTVSPAPVGKIYATKYTLMGDVQNVAYHRGIRKQAFERRHSGYIKNLSNGNIEVVVMGTCDDTVNNFHEALISDTERADVRDIIQEKWNGPVKVGFEVKADLKTQIEQFKFLKKQMELVRSDLKIVEKQNRAIEKSITWRMTFPIRKISDLLKIIGRKMNN from the coding sequence ATGGTTGAAAATCAAGTCTCGTGGCTTCCACACCTGACAGAGGAAATTGTATCTGATGCGAGGGGCCCTGAATTAGACGCATATGCAATAGCGCTGGAAGGCTGGAGAAGAGGGCTTACGTTAAGGTGGCATGCAAAGGATTCTGAAAAGTTCAGTGAAATGGATACCTGGTTTGTAGATCGTCCGGGCAAACTATTCAGTTTAAGTTCTGAAGATAAAACACACTATTTCTTTAGAACACGAGGAGATAAAGTTACAAATGAGGCTGTGAGGATTGGTGGAGATAAGGAAAAAACTAAAAGTCTACTTACTAAAGCCGGAGTATGTACACCGATAAGCAAACAATTTAAATTAAGCACGGAGAATTATGATCATATACTTCAGTATGCAGCAAGTATAGGATACCCTCTAGTAATTAAGCCTGTAAATGGGAGCTTTGGTAAAGGTGTCTTTACAGATATAAAAGATGAAATTGAATTAGCAAAGACAATGAATTACTTAAATGGAAAATATGAGTCGGAAGATGTACTTGTCGAAAAACATGTAGAAGGTACAGATTATAGACTTTACGTTATAGAGGACAAAGTAGTTGGAGCTATCAAACGTATCCCCGCTAATATTGTAGGTGACGGAGTACATTCAATAAAGGATTTAATTTATGAAAAAAATCAAGAGAGAAAGAAGAACCCTAGATTAATTAGTTGTCCCATAAAAATAAATGATGATATTAAGAGCTTTCTTCAAAAGAAATCCCTTGATTTATTTACTGTACCTAAGCAAGGAGAAGTGGTATTTTTAACGGATAAAAGCAATATATCAATTGGAGGGGACCCTATCGATTCTTTAGATGACCTACCATACTCTATAAAAAAATTAGGAGTAGAGGCTATAAAATCCATACCTGGCCTGTACCATGGTGCAGTTGATGTTATTGTTGAAGGAGAAGGCGATAATTGCATTGGTTACGTACTAGAATTAAACCCTTCTGCACAAATAGGCTCGATTTTATTTCCGGAAGAAGGGGAAGCGAGAGATGTCCCTGGTGCAATCATTGATTACTACTTTCCTGAAACAATAAACACTTCTACTGATTATAAGAAAGTATTTTTCTCTTTATCAGATGTACTTGAGCCTTTAATTACTAAAACAGCTACTGTCACTACTGTCTCTCCCGCCCCAGTTGGTAAAATATATGCTACAAAATATACACTAATGGGTGATGTGCAAAATGTAGCCTATCACAGGGGAATAAGAAAGCAAGCTTTTGAAAGAAGGCATAGTGGATATATAAAGAACTTGAGCAATGGAAATATTGAAGTTGTAGTCATGGGTACTTGTGATGACACCGTAAATAATTTTCATGAAGCTCTCATTAGTGACACGGAAAGAGCTGATGTCAGAGATATCATACAGGAAAAGTGGAATGGACCAGTCAAAGTAGGGTTCGAAGTCAAGGCAGACTTGAAGACTCAGATTGAACAATTTAAATTTCTTAAGAAACAGATGGAACTTGTTAGGTCTGATTTGAAGATTGTAGAGAAACAAAATAGGGCAATAGAAAAAAGTATTACTTGGAGGATGACATTCCCAATTAGAAAAATTAGTGACCTTTTAAAAATAATCGGGCGTAAGATGAATAACTAA
- the racE gene encoding glutamate racemase, translating to MEKAIGVIDSGIGGLTVAHELMRQLPKEKIIYLGDTLRCPYGPRPQNEVKEFTWNMVNFLLERDIKALVIACNTATAYTLGELKQKLNIPVIGVVQPGARAAINITKSNKVGIIGTEGTINSNVYNYALKKINPNIKVHSLACPLFAPMIEQGLLSGKSSRKIVKKTMDQMHKEIDTLILGCTHYPLIKNLIQEMLGNEVTLVSSSEETAREVSTILEVTNMLNQKVELPKHEFYTTGKNDVFIKVIKDVLGFHHNLHYPITTEKAVI from the coding sequence GTGGAAAAAGCCATAGGTGTTATTGATTCGGGAATTGGTGGTCTAACGGTAGCTCATGAACTGATGCGCCAATTACCTAAGGAAAAAATTATTTATCTAGGAGACACGTTAAGGTGTCCGTATGGTCCAAGGCCTCAAAATGAGGTGAAAGAATTCACCTGGAACATGGTGAACTTCCTATTAGAGAGAGATATAAAGGCATTAGTTATTGCATGTAATACTGCAACTGCATATACGTTGGGAGAGTTAAAACAAAAACTAAATATCCCGGTTATAGGGGTAGTTCAACCTGGAGCGAGGGCTGCAATCAATATAACAAAAAGTAATAAGGTTGGCATTATTGGTACAGAAGGTACTATTAATAGTAATGTTTACAACTATGCTCTAAAAAAAATTAATCCCAACATAAAAGTTCATTCTTTAGCTTGTCCATTGTTTGCACCAATGATTGAACAAGGGCTGTTGTCAGGAAAAAGCTCAAGAAAAATAGTAAAGAAAACTATGGACCAAATGCATAAAGAGATTGACACATTAATTCTGGGGTGCACACATTATCCTCTTATTAAGAACTTGATTCAGGAAATGTTGGGCAATGAAGTAACTCTAGTATCATCCAGTGAAGAAACTGCTAGAGAGGTTAGCACAATCCTTGAGGTTACTAACATGTTAAACCAAAAGGTAGAGTTACCTAAACATGAGTTTTATACCACAGGTAAGAATGACGTGTTTATTAAAGTGATTAAAGATGTTTTAGGTTTTCATCACAACCTACA
- a CDS encoding acylphosphatase, with protein MSNKWLKHLKNSIPESAFGYKLCIYTIALEGWRRGLDLTFFNIYRKEKGDIKLTVRFSLSNGTDRYDFAVSRGGLVSREAIDICIDKDKTKHYLEKANVPVPTGKSFGANDSDQEIVDYFKTLDYPVVLKPTDAGGGKGVITNIKNNDELMSAIKHVRHELNYKDVILERFIVGRDHRVYVVGNEVIGVYKRINANVIGNGKDNIDKLIDQKNKERKKNPYLSGRLIKKDKEMYNYLSSKGMSLESVPDKGKRIIIREKGSLSAGGEPIDVTEDISYEAKQTAIQAANAIPGLPQCAVDMIIDEKSEIAVVNEVNSKPQISNHLYPVEGVARDIPKAIIDFYFPETKETEINTSFYFDFDSIIPVLRNGNMKEVAVPKMPSGKIVSTRFRVNGVKKRLGFNRWVKRTAHGHKLHGRVKSLKDGGISIIVAGRQSYVTEFKNQLNKELASIGNDITVNEFSWKKPVKVGFEIENIKKTSKSTIVSLEEKIARLEEVNMHLVDVQKDYNKIIESRTWKATSPIRKLGDSLKK; from the coding sequence ATGTCAAATAAATGGTTAAAGCACTTGAAAAACTCTATACCTGAATCTGCTTTTGGGTATAAATTATGTATTTACACAATAGCTCTCGAGGGTTGGAGAAGGGGATTAGATTTAACCTTCTTTAACATTTATAGAAAGGAAAAGGGAGATATTAAACTCACTGTAAGATTTTCATTAAGTAATGGAACAGACAGATACGACTTTGCTGTATCAAGAGGTGGTCTCGTCTCTAGAGAAGCAATTGATATATGTATAGATAAAGATAAAACAAAGCACTATCTGGAAAAAGCAAATGTACCTGTGCCAACGGGAAAAAGTTTTGGTGCTAATGATTCTGATCAAGAAATTGTGGATTATTTTAAAACTCTTGATTACCCTGTTGTTTTAAAGCCAACTGATGCAGGTGGTGGAAAAGGGGTAATTACAAATATAAAGAATAATGATGAGTTAATGAGCGCCATTAAGCATGTGAGACATGAGCTTAATTACAAAGATGTTATCTTAGAAAGGTTCATTGTTGGGCGTGATCACCGAGTATATGTAGTAGGTAATGAAGTTATTGGTGTATATAAAAGGATTAATGCCAATGTAATAGGTAATGGGAAAGATAATATTGATAAACTCATAGACCAAAAAAATAAAGAAAGAAAGAAGAACCCTTATTTGTCTGGTAGGCTAATAAAGAAAGATAAGGAAATGTATAATTATCTTTCATCCAAGGGAATGTCACTTGAATCAGTTCCGGATAAAGGTAAACGTATTATTATCCGAGAGAAAGGGAGTCTATCTGCTGGTGGTGAACCAATAGATGTCACAGAGGATATATCATATGAAGCTAAGCAGACTGCTATTCAAGCAGCTAATGCAATTCCAGGATTGCCACAATGTGCGGTTGATATGATTATAGATGAAAAAAGTGAAATAGCAGTGGTAAACGAAGTGAATTCCAAGCCTCAAATTAGTAATCATCTTTATCCAGTTGAAGGGGTTGCAAGGGATATCCCGAAAGCAATCATTGACTTCTACTTCCCTGAAACAAAAGAAACAGAAATAAACACAAGCTTTTATTTCGACTTTGACAGTATTATTCCAGTTTTGCGGAATGGTAACATGAAGGAAGTGGCTGTACCTAAAATGCCTAGTGGAAAAATAGTTTCAACAAGATTTAGAGTTAACGGTGTTAAAAAGAGATTAGGGTTTAATCGTTGGGTTAAGAGGACGGCGCACGGTCACAAATTACACGGTCGTGTAAAATCCTTAAAAGATGGAGGTATTTCGATTATTGTTGCTGGTAGACAGAGCTATGTTACTGAATTTAAGAATCAATTGAATAAAGAACTAGCTTCTATCGGAAATGATATTACAGTTAATGAATTCAGTTGGAAAAAACCGGTTAAGGTTGGTTTTGAAATAGAAAATATAAAGAAAACCTCTAAAAGTACAATTGTTTCATTAGAAGAGAAAATTGCTAGATTAGAAGAAGTGAATATGCATTTAGTAGATGTCCAAAAGGACTACAATAAAATTATTGAAAGCCGAACATGGAAAGCTACATCACCAATAAGAAAATTAGGGGACTCACTCAAGAAATAA
- a CDS encoding ATP-grasp domain-containing protein, whose amino-acid sequence MESNQLISLPNLTNDIVTGARKTKLCAYAVALEGWRRGLKLKWYTIDSGKFDEMITFGVNPPGRLFSLSSEERTHFFFRTRGDKVTNEAVEIGSDKDETKVWLAKAGVPVPEGFMFNQDDSDEMILKQVESIGYPLVLKPTNGSLGNGVITNLKNDIELIKALSYVRNDLGYEEIIVERYVPGEEYRVYVVEDKVIAAYNRVPANIIGDGHHTIEELIELKNKQRKKNARLFSCLIEIDEETLEFINKEGYNLQTIPERGKKIFLKEKTNVSAGGDPVDVTDDLPQTIKQIAIDALNAIPGLYHGGVDIIVDLENPNIEKSAVVIELNPTAQIGGILFPMKGRARDIPGAIIDYYFPETKGVKTAKSKVYFDLNTVLEPLQSRSAVEVEVAPAPIGKLHAKLFIVKGSTLHSYSKHRIIKRLAIEKGLHGFINSVDNNLEIMVAGIGKEAISTFQQTIYSVFEKKNIKKIVDEVWKHPVKVGFEIHERYNMSNIRSVDTSLKKINKEISKREKEKRKLEKRNLRILQSNSWKFTKPLRRVRKSVVDNITKGVSKSGKWV is encoded by the coding sequence ATGGAGAGTAATCAATTGATTAGTCTACCAAATTTAACAAACGATATTGTAACTGGTGCCCGTAAAACTAAACTATGTGCTTATGCGGTTGCTCTTGAGGGATGGAGAAGAGGGTTGAAATTAAAATGGTACACCATTGATTCAGGTAAATTTGATGAAATGATTACGTTTGGTGTAAACCCCCCAGGGCGATTATTTTCGTTAAGTTCAGAAGAGCGGACGCACTTTTTCTTTAGAACAAGAGGAGATAAGGTAACGAATGAAGCAGTAGAAATTGGCTCTGATAAGGACGAGACAAAAGTTTGGCTAGCAAAAGCAGGAGTCCCGGTTCCGGAAGGCTTTATGTTTAATCAAGATGATTCAGACGAGATGATATTAAAACAAGTAGAATCTATTGGTTACCCTTTAGTCTTGAAGCCGACCAATGGAAGTTTAGGCAATGGAGTAATAACAAACCTTAAAAATGATATAGAACTTATAAAAGCCTTGTCTTATGTGCGGAACGATTTGGGATATGAAGAAATTATTGTTGAGCGATATGTTCCTGGTGAAGAGTATCGTGTATATGTGGTAGAGGATAAAGTGATAGCCGCTTACAATCGCGTCCCTGCCAATATCATTGGTGACGGACACCATACAATTGAAGAATTAATAGAACTAAAAAATAAACAGCGGAAAAAGAATGCCAGGCTATTTAGTTGTCTAATTGAGATTGATGAAGAAACATTAGAATTTATTAATAAAGAAGGCTACAATTTACAAACCATTCCTGAGAGAGGGAAGAAAATTTTCTTGAAAGAAAAGACCAATGTATCGGCGGGAGGAGACCCTGTAGATGTAACGGATGATTTACCACAAACTATTAAGCAAATTGCCATAGATGCTCTAAATGCCATCCCTGGATTGTACCACGGTGGTGTTGATATTATAGTTGACTTAGAGAATCCAAATATTGAAAAGTCTGCTGTTGTTATAGAACTAAATCCTACTGCACAAATAGGAGGTATATTATTCCCTATGAAGGGACGAGCTAGAGATATACCTGGAGCTATAATTGATTACTATTTTCCTGAAACTAAAGGTGTCAAGACAGCTAAGTCAAAGGTATATTTCGATTTAAACACGGTATTAGAGCCACTCCAAAGTAGGTCTGCAGTAGAAGTTGAAGTAGCACCAGCACCAATAGGAAAGTTACATGCAAAGTTATTCATAGTAAAAGGAAGTACTCTTCATTCTTACAGTAAACATAGAATAATTAAAAGGCTTGCTATAGAAAAAGGTTTGCATGGGTTTATTAATTCTGTAGATAACAATTTAGAAATAATGGTAGCCGGTATCGGTAAAGAAGCAATATCAACTTTTCAGCAGACCATTTATAGTGTTTTTGAAAAAAAGAATATAAAGAAAATTGTTGATGAGGTTTGGAAGCACCCAGTAAAGGTTGGTTTCGAAATTCATGAAAGGTATAACATGTCCAATATAAGGTCTGTGGATACTTCGTTAAAGAAGATTAATAAGGAAATTTCTAAAAGAGAAAAAGAAAAGAGAAAGTTAGAAAAAAGAAACCTAAGGATCCTTCAAAGTAACTCATGGAAATTTACAAAACCACTCAGAAGGGTAAGAAAGTCGGTTGTTGATAATATTACCAAGGGTGTTAGCAAGAGCGGTAAATGGGTTTAG
- a CDS encoding ATP-grasp fold amidoligase family protein: MEETQKNKKDDLYVENEREAELVEELFEKESQLQTLHVQSKQINKRKAQIENSRLWKLIKPLRYLKHKLGSPFNRNRKDEAFDCLKKENEELVQEIKETKQILHKQNVQIMSLKADQTPFDRDHLKDQLKRAKKDGSVIDYIEELSRLKQCRDYEFVSLLHYAGRLFRRDLSDYKSVAYQKILTGLNSCETPEYIVRHGENNGDFSLSSVSSFRQGLTVRARKRQLDLLPEGFLDDKVTAFEFLDHLGLKRPWVSKAYDRLHLPEKTGVVIKPVKGAGSRGVYLVLNNDSIRDIKRGRTLGSQEQLRESMEEDLKLKWVSEDRWVLEELILEDASNTTPARDLKFYTFYGEVALVLEVVRSPELKYCWWLPDGKRIETGKYSHELFIGKGFREKDIIVASELSKKIPSPFVRIDFLATNDGLVFGEFTPKPGNYEEFNEAIDQNLGEAMLRAENRLFYDLLNGKKFDYFLKKLT, translated from the coding sequence ATGGAAGAAACACAGAAAAATAAAAAAGATGACCTGTATGTGGAAAATGAACGAGAAGCGGAGCTTGTGGAGGAATTATTTGAAAAAGAATCACAATTGCAAACACTACACGTTCAATCAAAGCAGATAAATAAAAGAAAAGCTCAAATTGAAAACAGCAGGTTATGGAAATTGATAAAGCCTTTGAGATACTTAAAGCATAAATTAGGCTCCCCTTTCAATCGTAACCGCAAAGATGAGGCTTTTGATTGTTTAAAAAAGGAAAATGAAGAGCTTGTTCAGGAAATAAAAGAAACTAAACAAATCCTTCACAAACAAAATGTACAAATAATGTCCTTAAAAGCAGATCAAACTCCCTTTGATCGTGACCACCTCAAGGACCAGCTTAAAAGAGCAAAAAAAGATGGTTCAGTCATTGATTATATTGAAGAGTTAAGTAGGTTAAAACAATGCAGGGATTACGAGTTTGTTTCTCTCCTTCACTATGCAGGACGACTGTTCAGGAGAGATTTATCAGACTATAAAAGTGTAGCTTACCAGAAGATTCTTACTGGTCTGAATAGCTGTGAAACACCTGAATACATCGTTCGCCATGGGGAGAACAACGGGGACTTTTCACTATCCTCCGTTTCGTCTTTTCGTCAAGGATTAACAGTAAGGGCGAGAAAAAGGCAACTAGATCTGCTACCAGAAGGCTTTTTGGACGATAAAGTGACAGCTTTTGAATTTTTAGACCACTTAGGATTGAAAAGACCATGGGTGTCTAAAGCTTACGATCGTTTACACCTACCCGAAAAAACAGGGGTGGTAATTAAACCTGTTAAAGGGGCAGGTTCTAGAGGTGTTTATCTAGTCTTAAATAATGACAGCATTCGTGATATCAAAAGAGGTCGCACACTCGGAAGCCAGGAGCAGCTTCGTGAGAGTATGGAAGAAGACCTCAAATTAAAATGGGTTTCAGAAGACCGGTGGGTTTTGGAGGAACTTATTTTAGAGGATGCATCAAATACTACCCCTGCAAGAGATCTTAAGTTTTATACGTTTTATGGAGAAGTTGCCCTCGTTTTAGAAGTAGTAAGATCTCCGGAACTGAAGTATTGCTGGTGGCTGCCTGATGGAAAACGCATCGAGACAGGTAAATATAGTCATGAATTATTTATTGGAAAAGGCTTTAGAGAAAAGGACATAATAGTGGCCTCTGAATTGAGCAAGAAAATTCCTTCACCTTTTGTAAGAATTGATTTTCTTGCTACTAACGATGGCTTGGTTTTTGGAGAATTCACTCCAAAACCTGGGAATTATGAAGAATTTAATGAGGCAATAGATCAAAACCTGGGAGAGGCTATGTTGCGAGCTGAAAATCGTTTGTTTTATGATCTATTAAATGGTAAGAAATTCGACTATTTCCTAAAGAAATTGACATAA